A genomic stretch from Bradyrhizobium sp. 195 includes:
- the rho gene encoding transcription termination factor Rho, producing the protein MREIKLEDLKSKTPAELVSFAEENGVENASTMRKQELLFAILKQLALAETDIVGQGVVEVLSDGFGFLRSPDANYLPGPDDIYVSPSQIRRFGLRTGDTIEGHIRSPKEGERYFALLKVNTLNFEDPEKAKHKVNFDNLTPLFPNQRFRMEIDDPTRKDLSARVIDIVAPIGKGQRALIVAPPRTGKTVLMQNIAHSITHNHPECYLIVLLIDERPEEVTDMQRSVKGEVVSSTFDEPAVRHVQVAEMVIEKAKRLVEHGRDVVILLDSITRLGRAYNTVVPSSGKVLTGGVDANALQRPKRFFGAARNIEEGGSLTIIATALVDTGSRMDEVIFEEFKGTGNSELILDRKVSDKRTFPAIDISRSGTRKEELITDPQVLKKMYVLRRILNPMGTMDAIDFLLDKLRSTKSNSEFFDSMNT; encoded by the coding sequence ATGCGGGAAATTAAACTCGAAGACCTCAAGTCCAAAACGCCGGCCGAGCTCGTCTCGTTTGCGGAGGAGAATGGGGTCGAGAACGCCAGCACGATGCGAAAGCAGGAGTTGCTGTTTGCCATCCTCAAGCAGCTTGCACTCGCCGAGACCGACATTGTCGGCCAGGGCGTCGTCGAAGTGCTCTCCGACGGCTTCGGCTTCCTCCGCTCGCCCGATGCGAATTATCTGCCCGGCCCTGATGACATCTACGTCTCGCCGTCGCAGATCCGCCGTTTCGGCCTGCGCACCGGCGACACCATCGAAGGCCACATCCGCAGCCCGAAAGAGGGCGAGCGCTATTTCGCGCTGCTGAAGGTCAATACGCTCAATTTCGAGGACCCGGAAAAGGCCAAGCACAAGGTCAATTTCGACAACCTCACGCCGCTGTTTCCGAATCAGCGTTTCCGCATGGAAATCGACGATCCGACGCGGAAAGACCTTTCTGCACGCGTGATCGACATCGTCGCTCCCATCGGCAAGGGCCAGCGCGCATTGATCGTGGCGCCGCCGCGCACGGGTAAGACCGTGCTGATGCAGAACATCGCGCACTCGATCACGCACAATCACCCCGAGTGCTACCTGATCGTGCTTCTGATCGACGAACGTCCGGAAGAAGTCACGGACATGCAGCGCTCGGTGAAGGGCGAGGTCGTGTCGTCGACCTTCGACGAGCCGGCGGTGCGTCACGTCCAGGTCGCCGAGATGGTGATCGAAAAAGCAAAGCGCCTGGTCGAGCATGGCCGCGATGTCGTAATCCTGCTCGATTCGATCACGCGTCTCGGCCGCGCTTACAACACCGTGGTGCCGTCATCCGGCAAGGTGCTGACCGGCGGTGTCGACGCCAACGCGCTGCAGCGCCCGAAGCGCTTCTTCGGTGCCGCCCGCAACATCGAGGAGGGCGGCTCGCTGACCATCATCGCGACCGCGCTGGTCGATACCGGCAGCCGCATGGACGAAGTCATCTTCGAAGAGTTCAAGGGCACCGGTAACTCGGAACTGATCCTGGACCGCAAGGTCTCGGACAAGCGCACCTTCCCGGCGATCGACATCTCGCGCTCCGGCACCCGCAAGGAAGAGCTCATCACCGACCCGCAGGTGCTCAAGAAGATGTACGTGCTCCGCCGTATCCTCAATCCGATGGGGACGATGGACGCGATCGACTTCCTGCTCGACAAGCTGCGTTCGACCAAGAGCAATTCCGAGTTCTTCGACTCCATGAACACCTGA